From the genome of Spirosomataceae bacterium TFI 002, one region includes:
- a CDS encoding NTE family protein — translation MTYMKMIRAFLILFCFAFFQFETTAQDSEHVYRNLVMEGGGIKGVAYGGAMAELEKRGILKSIERVAGTSAGAIQASLLAVGYSCEEISQIISDTPIESFNDDGFVAYGTKRLFKKYGWFKGDTFLKTMEKLIANRTGDPNLTFEELHELAKSYPFRDLYVVGVNLSSQHYQIFSHETYPKMRVADAVRVSMSIPLYYGAIWINPEGKVIDNPKPEDDAELFVDGGLLLNFPINIFDHSKYIRDHTGEPEAIFNEETLGFRLERCDQIDHEQRNEHGIAPFEINDFSSYMSALSTVVMRNVSPAHPKDLSRTVYINDLGMSPRPRKLETVEKDNMIMSGRQGVNEFLARKR, via the coding sequence ATGACTTATATGAAAATGATTAGAGCTTTTTTAATTCTGTTTTGTTTTGCTTTTTTTCAATTTGAAACTACAGCTCAGGATAGCGAGCATGTCTATCGCAACCTTGTGATGGAAGGCGGCGGTATCAAGGGAGTAGCGTATGGAGGAGCTATGGCTGAGCTAGAAAAAAGAGGTATCCTAAAAAGCATTGAGAGAGTTGCAGGAACTTCCGCTGGGGCTATCCAAGCTAGCTTGCTGGCAGTAGGTTATTCTTGCGAAGAGATTTCGCAAATTATAAGTGATACTCCAATTGAATCTTTCAATGATGATGGTTTTGTTGCATATGGAACCAAAAGGCTTTTCAAAAAATATGGTTGGTTCAAAGGAGATACATTTCTCAAAACAATGGAAAAGCTAATTGCAAACCGTACAGGTGATCCTAATTTAACTTTTGAGGAACTTCACGAGCTTGCAAAGTCATATCCATTTAGAGACCTCTATGTTGTTGGTGTTAACCTATCGTCACAACACTATCAAATTTTTTCTCATGAAACCTATCCTAAAATGAGGGTTGCGGATGCTGTGCGAGTTTCCATGTCCATTCCTCTTTATTATGGTGCTATATGGATCAACCCTGAAGGAAAAGTGATAGATAATCCTAAGCCTGAGGACGACGCCGAACTTTTTGTTGATGGAGGCTTACTACTCAACTTCCCAATCAATATTTTCGATCATTCAAAATACATAAGAGATCATACTGGTGAACCAGAAGCAATTTTCAATGAAGAAACTTTGGGCTTTAGACTAGAACGTTGTGATCAAATTGACCACGAACAAAGAAACGAACACGGTATCGCACCATTTGAAATAAATGATTTTTCGAGTTACATGTCGGCATTAAGTACGGTTGTAATGAGAAATGTGAGTCCTGCCCACCCTAAAGACCTTTCTCGTACTGTTTATATCAATGATTTGGGAATGAGTCCAAGACCAAGAAAACTGGAAACGGTAGAAAAAGACAACATGATCATGTCCGGTAGACAGGGTGTGAATGAGTTTCTGGCTAGAAAGAGATAA
- a CDS encoding porphobilinogen synthase has product MDLIRRPRRNRKMANIRDMVAEFSLSVNDFIFPMFVMEGKGKKEAIASMPGIFRYSLDTLLVEIEEVQKLGIKSICLFPNYPESKKDRLASESTKKGTLYLKALHKIKKNFPELVLMTDVAMDPYSSDGHDGLVEDGEILNDASLDILSNMALSQAQAGADIIGPSDMMDGRVLDIRETLDEYGYEDVSIMSYTAKYASAFYGPFRDALDSAPKFGDKKTYQMNPANRKEAMLEAEIDFDEGADMLMVKPALSYLDIISDLKGNFEIPIAAYNVSGEYAMVKAAAANGWIDGEKVMLETLLSMKRAGADIILTYFAKEAAILLKS; this is encoded by the coding sequence ATGGATTTAATAAGAAGACCAAGGAGAAATAGAAAAATGGCAAACATTCGCGATATGGTTGCGGAGTTTAGTTTGTCGGTCAATGATTTCATATTCCCCATGTTTGTAATGGAAGGTAAAGGCAAAAAAGAAGCAATCGCATCCATGCCCGGAATATTTAGATATTCGCTGGATACATTGTTGGTAGAAATAGAGGAGGTACAAAAACTTGGGATAAAATCTATATGCCTTTTTCCTAACTACCCAGAAAGTAAAAAAGATAGATTAGCAAGCGAGAGCACTAAAAAGGGGACGCTTTACCTCAAGGCTTTACATAAAATCAAAAAGAATTTTCCCGAATTGGTCCTTATGACTGACGTGGCAATGGATCCTTATAGCTCCGATGGACACGACGGCTTAGTAGAAGATGGCGAAATCTTAAATGATGCTTCATTGGATATTTTATCAAATATGGCACTCTCGCAAGCTCAAGCTGGTGCAGATATCATAGGGCCGTCAGACATGATGGATGGCAGGGTACTCGATATAAGAGAAACGCTAGACGAATATGGATACGAAGATGTGAGTATCATGTCATATACAGCCAAATATGCGAGTGCTTTTTATGGTCCTTTCAGAGATGCTTTGGACTCGGCACCTAAGTTTGGAGATAAGAAAACCTACCAAATGAACCCTGCAAATCGTAAGGAAGCTATGTTGGAAGCTGAAATCGATTTTGACGAAGGTGCAGATATGCTCATGGTGAAACCTGCATTGAGTTATCTTGATATAATTTCTGATCTGAAGGGAAATTTCGAAATACCAATTGCTGCTTACAATGTATCGGGAGAATATGCAATGGTAAAAGCTGCCGCTGCAAATGGCTGGATAGATGGTGAAAAGGTAATGCTTGAGACGCTATTAAGCATGAAGAGGGCTGGAGCTGATATTATCCTAACTTATTTTGCAAAAGAAGCTGCTATTTTGTTGAAGAGCTAA
- a CDS encoding 3',5'-cyclic AMP phosphodiesterase CpdA produces MRNFKLVVLFSLIFSFSYGQKTVKLDKNIFYDDDATGIFVFGDWGRAGEFKQKELANAMGAAATKFEPEFIISTGDNFYPNGVASVSDPQWKVSFEDVYSDHSLNINWFVVLGNHDYRGNIQAEIDYTNISRRWNMPEKYYSFEQELEDGSKGLFVFVDTNPLNDEYYGEEKYAAKVAAQDTIAQMQWLRKTLAESNADWKIVTGHHPLYTGGKRIEDENFVRNHMLPVLKQFNVDFYLAGHEHDLQYIKPAGKTHHIVSGAGSEVRPTGKLESTVFAESRQGFAYISLKKNIAHLSFIDYKGKLLFETSITK; encoded by the coding sequence ATGAGAAATTTTAAGTTAGTAGTCTTATTCAGTTTAATTTTCAGCTTTTCTTATGGGCAGAAAACAGTAAAGCTTGATAAAAATATATTCTACGATGATGATGCTACTGGCATCTTTGTTTTTGGAGATTGGGGAAGAGCAGGAGAATTTAAACAAAAGGAACTAGCCAATGCTATGGGTGCTGCAGCAACCAAATTTGAACCTGAGTTTATCATATCCACCGGAGATAACTTTTATCCAAATGGTGTAGCTAGCGTTTCGGACCCACAATGGAAAGTGTCTTTTGAAGATGTCTATTCTGACCACTCGTTGAATATAAACTGGTTTGTGGTTTTGGGCAATCATGATTACAGAGGAAACATACAGGCAGAAATAGACTATACCAATATCAGTAGAAGGTGGAATATGCCAGAGAAGTACTACTCTTTTGAGCAGGAACTGGAAGATGGCAGCAAAGGGCTATTTGTTTTTGTGGATACGAACCCATTAAACGATGAATATTATGGCGAGGAAAAATATGCCGCAAAGGTTGCAGCTCAAGATACTATTGCTCAGATGCAATGGTTAAGAAAAACCTTGGCAGAATCAAATGCAGACTGGAAAATAGTGACAGGCCACCACCCACTCTACACGGGTGGAAAAAGAATAGAAGATGAAAATTTCGTTAGAAACCACATGCTTCCAGTTTTGAAACAATTTAATGTAGATTTCTATTTAGCAGGTCATGAACACGATTTACAATATATTAAGCCAGCAGGTAAAACTCATCATATAGTTTCTGGTGCAGGTTCTGAGGTAAGACCAACAGGGAAGTTGGAAAGCACAGTTTTTGCCGAGTCAAGACAAGGTTTTGCTTACATAAGTTTAAAGAAAAACATTGCTCATCTTAGCTTCATAGACTACAAAGGAAAGTTGCTTTTTGAAACTAGCATCACCAAATAA
- a CDS encoding TonB-dependent receptor: protein MQRIFTIITLILLPFLSIAQVASLTGHVYDENGLVLPGATVKLDGKHAISDGNGVFYFTSLSSGSKNIQISYIGYNPLDKTINLSAGPNKITFELISGVTLQKEVIILGDRLKGQAKALNQQKTNANITNVVSSDQIGRFPDSNIGDALKRIPGITMQNDQGEARNIVIRGMAPQLNSVTLNGERIPSAEGDNRMVQMDLIPSDMIQTIQVNKAVLPNMDGDAIGGSVNLVTRKAPNDLRVSGTLGSGVNMLSQKPIYNGAFVIGNRVFNQKLGFVLSGSYNDHNFGSDNVEAVWIDTDQGAVIDELDIRAYQVQRIRRSLSANFDYDISANHSIGFSAMYNWRDDWENRFRMRVSQLEDAFDDGDFTLNADGTFTSPSGRVEYQTKGGLNTDRNKAKRLEDQRVYNYTINGNHLFNKLLATWNVTLAKASEERPNERYISFRDKGQTVNIDVTNTNSPFTYLSNRADNLAIGIDAISEQYQYTFDKDLNAKLDFQLPYSNNGVLKFGGRSRNKEKKRDLNYFEYEEINETITNIGSIPYADYSDAGFLPGSQYQVGQFATPEFLGNLDLNNPALFEKKDVPEEYISGIYAANESIQAAYAMVDQQITPKLSAILGLRYEFTNIDYTGNVYNIDDESISKDSRSNSYGNFMPGVHVKYDLKKNAILRFAWTNTIARPNYYDLVPYANYSVQDGELERGNPELKATTASNIDVMAENYFENVGIVSAGFFHKDLNNFIYSQTIQNYSDPVFGNDLEYTLPKNGGTADLFGMEVALQRQLWKGLGIYLNYTYTKSSTTGIEEREDENLALPGTANNMFNASLSFENKKFVARASLNYSSDYIDELGGSAFEDRYYDKQTFLDVNAAYSITPALRVYFEGNNLTNQPLRYYQGISSRTMQKEFYNARFNLGLKFDLNKKK from the coding sequence ATGCAGAGGATCTTTACTATAATTACCCTAATTCTTTTACCCTTCTTATCGATAGCACAAGTTGCTAGTCTAACGGGTCATGTCTATGACGAAAACGGTTTGGTACTTCCTGGTGCTACTGTAAAACTAGATGGCAAACATGCCATTTCTGACGGTAACGGAGTCTTTTATTTTACAAGCCTTTCTTCAGGTTCTAAAAATATTCAAATCTCCTATATCGGGTATAACCCTTTGGATAAAACCATTAACCTATCTGCAGGGCCCAACAAGATTACTTTTGAGTTGATTTCGGGAGTAACATTGCAAAAAGAGGTGATAATCTTAGGAGACAGGCTGAAGGGACAAGCGAAAGCTTTGAACCAACAAAAGACTAATGCCAATATTACCAACGTAGTTTCGTCTGACCAAATTGGAAGATTTCCAGATTCGAATATCGGAGACGCTCTAAAGAGAATTCCGGGTATTACAATGCAGAACGACCAAGGTGAAGCTAGAAATATTGTCATAAGAGGCATGGCTCCTCAACTGAACTCGGTTACCTTAAATGGAGAGAGAATTCCATCTGCTGAGGGAGATAACAGAATGGTGCAAATGGACTTGATTCCTTCGGATATGATTCAAACCATACAAGTTAACAAAGCTGTATTGCCAAATATGGACGGAGATGCCATTGGTGGATCTGTTAATTTAGTAACCCGCAAAGCTCCAAACGATTTGAGAGTTTCTGGTACTTTGGGTTCGGGTGTAAATATGCTTTCTCAAAAGCCAATTTACAATGGAGCTTTTGTCATTGGAAATAGAGTTTTCAACCAGAAATTAGGTTTTGTACTCTCTGGCTCTTACAATGACCATAACTTTGGTTCTGATAATGTGGAGGCAGTTTGGATTGATACTGACCAAGGTGCAGTCATTGATGAACTAGATATAAGAGCTTATCAAGTTCAGCGAATAAGAAGAAGTTTGTCAGCAAACTTTGATTATGATATCAGTGCGAATCATTCAATTGGATTCTCTGCCATGTATAACTGGAGAGACGACTGGGAGAATAGGTTTAGAATGAGAGTGAGTCAACTAGAAGACGCTTTTGATGATGGTGACTTTACCTTAAATGCTGACGGAACATTCACTTCACCAAGCGGGAGAGTTGAATACCAAACCAAAGGAGGATTAAATACAGACAGAAATAAGGCCAAAAGGCTAGAAGACCAACGAGTATATAACTACACTATTAACGGGAATCACCTGTTCAATAAATTACTCGCTACGTGGAATGTAACTCTAGCAAAAGCTTCAGAAGAAAGACCAAATGAGCGTTACATCAGCTTTAGAGATAAAGGACAAACTGTTAATATTGATGTAACAAACACCAACTCTCCATTTACCTATTTGTCAAATCGAGCAGATAACCTTGCTATTGGAATTGACGCTATTTCGGAGCAGTATCAGTATACTTTTGATAAAGACCTTAATGCCAAATTAGACTTTCAACTACCTTACTCCAATAATGGAGTTTTGAAATTTGGTGGTAGATCAAGAAACAAGGAGAAGAAAAGAGACTTGAACTACTTCGAATACGAAGAGATCAATGAAACGATAACTAACATTGGTAGTATTCCATATGCAGATTACTCTGATGCTGGCTTTTTGCCTGGATCGCAATATCAAGTGGGACAATTTGCTACACCAGAATTCCTAGGAAACCTTGACTTAAACAATCCAGCTCTTTTTGAAAAGAAAGACGTTCCTGAGGAGTACATTTCAGGAATTTATGCTGCTAACGAAAGTATTCAGGCGGCATATGCAATGGTTGATCAGCAAATTACGCCTAAGCTTTCGGCTATTTTAGGACTGAGGTATGAATTTACGAATATAGATTACACTGGAAACGTGTATAACATTGATGACGAGTCTATTTCTAAAGATTCAAGATCAAATTCATACGGAAATTTCATGCCGGGTGTTCATGTAAAGTATGACTTAAAGAAAAATGCAATTTTGAGGTTCGCTTGGACAAATACCATTGCAAGGCCCAACTATTATGACTTAGTTCCTTATGCAAATTACAGTGTTCAAGATGGCGAATTGGAGCGAGGAAATCCAGAATTGAAGGCAACCACTGCTTCAAATATTGACGTAATGGCAGAAAACTATTTTGAGAACGTAGGAATTGTTTCAGCTGGTTTTTTCCATAAAGACTTAAATAACTTTATTTACTCACAAACAATCCAAAACTATTCGGATCCCGTTTTTGGCAATGACCTAGAATACACTTTACCAAAAAATGGTGGAACCGCAGATCTTTTTGGAATGGAGGTCGCACTTCAACGTCAGCTTTGGAAAGGCCTAGGTATTTACCTTAACTACACTTATACAAAGTCTTCCACTACAGGAATAGAAGAACGCGAAGATGAAAACTTGGCTCTTCCAGGAACAGCCAACAATATGTTTAATGCCTCTTTATCTTTCGAGAATAAGAAGTTTGTTGCCAGAGCATCATTGAACTATTCAAGCGATTATATAGATGAGTTGGGTGGGTCTGCTTTTGAGGACAGGTATTACGATAAGCAAACATTCTTAGACGTGAATGCAGCCTATTCCATAACTCCAGCATTAAGAGTTTACTTTGAAGGAAATAACCTTACAAACCAGCCATTGAGATATTACCAAGGTATTTCTTCTCGCACTATGCAGAAGGAGTTTTACAATGCCAGGTTTAACTTAGGTTTAAAGTTTGATTTGAATAAAAAGAAATAA
- a CDS encoding release factor glutamine methyltransferase: MVTLQNIIDQLTYPSEMEEKRAIAKILLEDKYEVDKNLFLVTNEFSIPEDELAKDVSKLNSGIPIQQVVGFTYFMDHKFEVNETVLIPRPETEELVTILLNEFLPVDSEISLLDIGTGSGCIPISLKKALPNANVKAWDISPKALETATKNAILNNCIVTFEQVDILSHKEKSVQAFDLIVSNPPYVMDSEKLEMSEHVLSHEPHLALFVSDNDPLIFYSKISSYAFNNLKKGGLLAFEINSALGKETSRIVQDNGFEETELRQDIFGKDRFIFAKK, encoded by the coding sequence ATGGTAACACTCCAAAACATTATTGACCAATTGACTTACCCTTCCGAAATGGAAGAAAAAAGAGCAATTGCCAAAATTCTACTGGAAGACAAATACGAGGTAGATAAAAACCTTTTTCTCGTTACCAATGAGTTTTCAATCCCTGAAGATGAATTGGCTAAAGATGTTTCCAAATTGAATAGTGGGATTCCAATTCAACAAGTTGTTGGTTTTACTTACTTCATGGATCATAAATTTGAAGTAAACGAAACCGTACTTATTCCACGTCCCGAAACAGAGGAGCTTGTAACTATTTTACTAAACGAATTTTTACCTGTCGATTCCGAAATTAGCCTTTTGGACATAGGAACAGGTAGTGGCTGTATACCAATTTCGCTTAAAAAAGCTTTGCCTAATGCGAACGTGAAAGCTTGGGATATTTCACCTAAAGCTCTTGAGACTGCCACTAAGAATGCAATTTTAAACAATTGCATAGTAACTTTTGAACAAGTAGACATTCTTAGTCACAAGGAAAAATCAGTACAAGCCTTTGATCTCATAGTTAGCAATCCTCCATATGTAATGGATTCCGAAAAGCTAGAAATGAGTGAGCATGTGCTTAGCCATGAACCTCATTTAGCACTATTTGTAAGCGACAATGACCCGTTGATTTTTTACTCGAAAATTTCGTCTTATGCTTTTAACAACCTAAAGAAAGGAGGCTTATTAGCTTTTGAAATTAATAGTGCCTTAGGGAAAGAAACCAGTCGTATTGTTCAAGATAATGGCTTTGAAGAAACAGAGCTTAGGCAAGATATTTTTGGCAAGGATCGGTTCATTTTTGCAAAAAAGTAG
- a CDS encoding MoxR-like ATPase, whose amino-acid sequence MQNSEELQSKIKAVFKEVEQIVIGQDYLINRLLIGLFTGGHILLEGVPGLAKTKTINTLAQVLDLGFHRLQFTPDLLPADLIGTMIYNQKSGDFEVKKGPIFANLILADEVNRAPAKVQSALLEAMAEKQVTIGDTTYPLDKPFLVMATQNPVEQEGTYPLPEAQVDRFMMKVFVNYLDKKSELQVIRRMSDLNFNYQPKPILTAVDILDIRTQINSVSISDMLERYIIELVFASRFPQDYGLKDEAHYVQFGVSPRAGIALYNAAKAMAFFDGRDYVLPEDVKECAPDIFNHRIILNYEAEADGVTTEQIVKNILGRVAIASK is encoded by the coding sequence ATGCAGAATTCAGAAGAATTACAAAGTAAAATAAAAGCAGTCTTTAAAGAGGTAGAGCAAATTGTTATTGGTCAAGACTATTTGATCAATAGGTTGCTCATTGGCCTTTTTACTGGTGGCCACATTTTGCTCGAAGGGGTTCCGGGTCTTGCAAAAACAAAAACTATTAATACTCTTGCTCAAGTTCTGGACTTGGGTTTTCATAGGTTACAATTTACTCCCGACTTATTACCTGCGGACCTAATTGGTACCATGATTTATAACCAAAAATCGGGTGATTTTGAAGTAAAGAAAGGACCTATTTTCGCCAACCTTATTCTTGCGGATGAGGTAAACCGTGCCCCTGCAAAAGTACAATCAGCTTTGCTCGAAGCAATGGCGGAGAAACAGGTAACCATAGGCGATACTACCTACCCACTTGATAAGCCATTCCTTGTAATGGCAACACAAAACCCTGTGGAGCAAGAAGGTACTTATCCCCTACCAGAGGCTCAAGTAGATAGATTTATGATGAAAGTATTCGTCAACTACCTGGACAAAAAGAGCGAACTTCAAGTGATTAGACGTATGTCTGATCTTAATTTTAATTACCAACCGAAACCGATTCTAACAGCTGTTGACATTTTGGACATTAGAACCCAAATCAACTCTGTAAGTATCTCGGATATGCTTGAACGATATATCATTGAGCTCGTATTTGCCAGCCGTTTCCCTCAAGATTATGGACTAAAAGACGAAGCACATTACGTACAGTTTGGGGTTTCTCCTAGAGCTGGAATCGCACTTTACAACGCGGCTAAAGCGATGGCATTCTTCGATGGAAGAGATTACGTTTTGCCAGAAGATGTTAAAGAATGTGCCCCAGATATCTTTAATCATAGAATTATCCTCAACTACGAAGCAGAAGCAGATGGTGTTACCACTGAGCAAATCGTCAAAAATATACTAGGAAGAGTTGCTATTGCTTCAAAGTAG
- a CDS encoding polysaccharide deacetylase family protein, PEP-CTERM locus subfamily has product MNILTFDIEEWFHILDHKSTQGESDWAKFDYRIHENCDRILNYLEETKQKASFFCLGWIGEKFPEVIRKINEQGHEIGSHTHLHQLIYTQTQEEFELDLSRSIHTLEDIIGDKITLFRAPGFSIIKDNLWALESLIKYGITTDSSIFPAPRQHGGIADFEIKEPFMLTHAGMKMKEFPINTHKLLGKEIIFSGGGYFRLFPYSLIKRLTNQTTYVMTYFHPRDFDPGQPVIADLSLARKFKSYYGLGSSFEKLKRYTAEFEFIDIAEADHRIDWSSKKTISLQDLN; this is encoded by the coding sequence ATGAATATACTCACTTTCGATATAGAAGAATGGTTTCATATCCTCGACCACAAATCAACCCAAGGGGAAAGTGATTGGGCTAAATTTGACTATAGAATCCATGAAAATTGCGATAGAATTCTTAACTATTTAGAAGAGACAAAGCAAAAAGCAAGTTTCTTTTGCTTAGGCTGGATTGGAGAAAAGTTTCCTGAGGTAATTCGTAAAATAAATGAACAAGGCCATGAAATAGGCTCACATACTCATTTACATCAGCTCATATATACACAAACTCAGGAAGAATTTGAACTAGACCTTTCTCGCTCTATTCATACTTTGGAAGACATTATTGGTGATAAAATCACACTTTTTAGAGCACCTGGCTTTTCTATTATCAAAGACAATCTTTGGGCTTTGGAGTCCTTGATAAAATATGGAATAACGACAGATTCCTCTATTTTTCCTGCTCCAAGACAGCATGGAGGAATTGCCGATTTTGAAATAAAAGAACCTTTCATGCTTACCCACGCTGGTATGAAAATGAAAGAATTTCCGATTAATACGCACAAGCTACTTGGCAAAGAAATTATATTTTCTGGTGGTGGGTATTTTAGATTATTCCCATACTCCTTAATTAAGCGATTGACGAACCAAACAACTTATGTGATGACCTATTTTCATCCAAGAGATTTTGATCCAGGGCAGCCTGTGATTGCCGATTTATCATTGGCTCGAAAGTTTAAATCTTACTATGGGCTAGGAAGTAGTTTCGAAAAACTCAAGAGGTATACTGCTGAATTTGAATTTATTGATATCGCAGAAGCGGATCACAGAATTGATTGGTCAAGCAAAAAGACCATTTCACTTCAAGACTTAAATTAA
- a CDS encoding Thiopurine S-methyltransferase (TPMT) has protein sequence MEMTNKLNDTYWSQRYEANQIGWDIGAPSTPIKTYCEQIENKGQRILIPGCGNAHEAKFLLENGFTNVTLVDISKVLVEKLQKELASYIDLGFCKVFHLDFFNLTDTFDLVIEQTFFCALDPSLRTAYVNKMYEILAPKGKIVGLLFNRDFEGGPPFGGNMKEYRSLFASKFEIVKLEESYNSIPPRQGVEVFINFCKQSQSTN, from the coding sequence ATGGAAATGACAAACAAACTCAATGATACTTATTGGTCTCAGCGTTACGAAGCAAATCAAATTGGCTGGGACATAGGTGCACCTTCTACTCCAATAAAAACATACTGTGAGCAAATTGAAAATAAAGGTCAACGTATACTCATCCCTGGGTGTGGAAATGCCCACGAAGCAAAGTTTTTACTAGAAAATGGTTTTACGAATGTCACCCTCGTTGATATTTCTAAAGTATTGGTAGAAAAGCTACAAAAAGAGCTTGCTTCTTATATTGATTTAGGTTTTTGTAAAGTATTTCATTTAGACTTTTTTAATTTGACAGATACCTTTGATCTTGTTATAGAGCAAACATTTTTCTGTGCTTTAGACCCAAGTCTAAGAACTGCTTACGTTAATAAAATGTATGAAATACTTGCCCCAAAAGGCAAAATTGTAGGCCTGCTTTTCAATCGTGATTTTGAAGGAGGTCCACCCTTTGGAGGGAATATGAAAGAATATCGCTCCTTGTTTGCTAGTAAGTTTGAAATAGTGAAATTGGAGGAGAGCTATAATTCTATTCCACCTCGGCAGGGAGTAGAAGTTTTTATTAATTTCTGTAAACAAAGTCAGTCAACAAATTGA
- a CDS encoding Rhodanese-related sulfurtransferase, producing the protein MTRTILMVGLFFYSSLGFAQVKKKSFDILLRNMLNESVPTISVQDLSKKDLNQYTILDARELNEYNVSHLKNAKWIGYETFDESKLKGISKDQPIVIYCSIGVRSEKIGEKLQALGYKNVQNLYGSIFEWVNQGNQVYDSQGKATNKVHAYSKTWGIWLDKGEKVY; encoded by the coding sequence ATGACAAGAACAATTTTAATGGTCGGTTTGTTTTTTTATTCAAGTTTAGGTTTCGCACAGGTTAAAAAAAAATCGTTTGATATTTTACTGCGAAACATGCTCAACGAGTCAGTACCGACTATTTCGGTGCAGGATTTGTCTAAAAAAGATTTAAATCAATACACAATACTCGACGCACGAGAGCTAAATGAATACAATGTTTCGCATCTCAAAAACGCCAAATGGATTGGCTACGAAACATTTGATGAAAGTAAACTAAAGGGCATTTCAAAAGATCAACCCATAGTGATTTATTGTAGCATTGGAGTCAGGAGTGAGAAAATAGGTGAGAAGCTACAGGCACTTGGTTACAAAAATGTTCAAAACCTATACGGGAGTATTTTTGAATGGGTAAATCAGGGTAACCAAGTCTATGACAGCCAAGGAAAAGCTACAAATAAAGTGCATGCCTATAGCAAGACTTGGGGTATTTGGCTTGATAAAGGGGAGAAGGTTTATTGA